One genomic region from Argentina anserina chromosome 2, drPotAnse1.1, whole genome shotgun sequence encodes:
- the LOC126782352 gene encoding agamous-like MADS-box protein AGL62 has protein sequence MAMKKTNKISQGRQKIPIAKIAKRTNLQVTFSKRRSGLFKKASELCTLCGVEVAIIVFSPANKPYSFGHPDVDSLIDRFLARNPNYNNFLADPYCQQLGEAHKNATAHELNMHLTSISNQIEAERKDGESLEKMSKASECWWENPVDELGPDELRTLKAAIEELKKNVNEQANRILTESSNTSSIAHNNSSSFSLMNNAHHYSKNSPSSNQVGSDSINIPRAYDFGFAGDIGLF, from the coding sequence ATGGCGATGAAGAAGACCAACAAAATTAGCCAAGGTCGCCAAAAGATTCCTATTGCTAAAATAGCCAAGAGAACCAATCTACAAGTCACATTCTCCAAGCGGCGGTCGGGGCTGTTCAAGAAGGCCAGCGAGCTCTGCACATTGTGTGGTGTTGAGGTTGCGATCATAGTCTTCTCTCCGGCCAACAAGCCCTACTCTTTCGGCCACCCGGATGTCGACTCCCTCATCGACCGGTTTCTTGCTCGAAACCctaattataataattttctAGCAGACCCTTATTGTCAACAGCTTGGTGAGGCTCACAAGAATGCTACTGCGCATGAGCTCAACATGCACTTAACAAGCATTTCGAACCAAATCGAGGCTGAGAGAAAGGATGGTGAATCGCTTGAAAAAATGAGCAAAGCCAGCGAGTGTTGGTGGGAAAACCCAGTTGATGAACTTGGTCCGGATGAGCTTCGAACACTTAAGGCTGCAATAGAGGAGCTCAAGAAGAACGTGAACGAACAAGCCAATAGGATTTTGACGGAGTCTAGTAATACTTCTAGTATTGCTCATAATAATTCTTCATCATTCAGTCTGATGAATAATGCTCATCATTATTCTAAGAACAGTCCCAGTAGTAATCAGGTAGGATCTGATTCCATTAATATTCCTAGAGCTTATGATTTTGGTTTTGCTGGGGATATTGGTCTATTCTGA